A window from Flavobacterium gyeonganense encodes these proteins:
- the hisB gene encoding bifunctional histidinol-phosphatase/imidazoleglycerol-phosphate dehydratase HisB, translating into MKKVLFIDRDGTIVLEPEGYQLDSLDKLEFYPKAFQYLAKIANELDYELAMVTNQDGLGTDSFPEDTFWPTQNFILRAFENEGVLFDDIFVDRSFPEDNAPTRKPRTGMLTKYIDNPNYDLANSFVLGDRLTDVELAKNLGAKAIFMNLTDGAGSTEISSKREELDETIILQTTDWKTIYEFLKLEARSASITRKTHETDIFINLNLDGTGKSKIDTGIAFFDHMLDQISRHGQMDLEILVKGDLEVDEHHTIEDTAIALGEVFAKALGNKLGIERYGFCLPMDDCLAQVAIDFGGRNWLIWETEFKREMVGKMPTEMFFHFFKSFSDGAKANINIKAEGDNEHHKIEAIFKAFAKAIKVAVKRDTEKMILPSTKGML; encoded by the coding sequence ATGAAAAAAGTACTTTTTATCGATCGTGACGGAACGATTGTTTTAGAACCAGAAGGATATCAATTGGATAGTCTGGATAAATTAGAGTTTTATCCAAAAGCGTTTCAATATCTGGCTAAAATTGCCAATGAACTGGATTACGAACTGGCAATGGTAACCAATCAGGACGGTTTGGGAACGGACAGTTTTCCGGAAGATACGTTTTGGCCAACGCAGAATTTTATTCTGAGAGCGTTTGAAAACGAAGGTGTTTTGTTTGATGATATTTTTGTAGACCGTTCATTCCCGGAAGATAATGCACCAACACGCAAACCCAGAACAGGAATGCTAACCAAATATATTGACAATCCAAACTATGATCTGGCTAATTCTTTTGTTTTAGGAGATCGTTTAACCGATGTTGAACTGGCTAAAAATCTTGGTGCAAAAGCCATTTTCATGAACCTGACTGATGGCGCAGGAAGTACTGAAATTTCATCAAAACGTGAAGAATTAGATGAAACGATTATCCTGCAGACAACGGACTGGAAAACGATTTATGAGTTTTTAAAACTAGAGGCGCGTTCTGCTTCAATCACCCGTAAAACACATGAAACAGATATTTTTATCAATTTAAATTTAGACGGAACAGGAAAAAGTAAAATCGATACCGGAATTGCTTTTTTCGACCATATGCTGGATCAAATCTCCCGTCATGGTCAAATGGATTTAGAAATTTTGGTAAAAGGTGATTTAGAAGTTGATGAACACCACACGATTGAAGATACGGCAATTGCTTTAGGTGAAGTTTTTGCAAAAGCATTAGGAAATAAATTAGGAATTGAGCGCTACGGTTTCTGTTTGCCAATGGACGATTGTTTAGCTCAGGTTGCCATTGACTTTGGTGGAAGAAACTGGCTGATTTGGGAAACCGAATTTAAACGCGAAATGGTAGGTAAAATGCCAACCGAAATGTTTTTTCACTTCTTTAAATCGTTCTCTGACGGTGCAAAAGCGAATATCAACATCAAAGCAGAAGGGGATAACGAACACCATAAAATTGAAGCGATTTTTAAAGCTTTCGCTAAAGCTATAAAAGTTGCCGTAAAAAGAGATACTGAGAAAATGATTTTGCCTTCGACGAAGGGAATGTTGTAA
- a CDS encoding substrate-binding domain-containing protein, translated as MKTVKIVGVPEHFNLPWRLCIENGEFQTENIDLQWKNIPEGTGKMCQMLRDGNTDIAVILTEGIIKDIAAGNPSKIVQIYVQSPLIWGIHVAANSDFHTIKDLKNKKVAISRLGSGSQLMAYVNANEQGWETDNLEFEIVNTIDGAVEALTNETADYFMWERFMTKPLVDKGIFRRLGDCPTPWPSFVIAARDEFLKKNPKVMEKILEIINNATRDFTQIPDIDKTLADIFDQRLEDIQEWLKLTQWSQKNLTEKAFVKIQNQLFDLGIIDKKSTFVETVKAM; from the coding sequence ATGAAAACAGTAAAAATTGTTGGTGTTCCTGAACACTTCAATTTGCCATGGCGGCTATGTATTGAAAATGGCGAATTTCAAACTGAAAATATAGATTTGCAATGGAAAAATATTCCTGAAGGTACTGGTAAAATGTGTCAGATGCTGCGTGATGGCAATACTGATATTGCTGTTATTTTGACAGAGGGCATTATAAAGGATATCGCAGCCGGAAATCCCAGTAAAATTGTTCAGATTTATGTGCAGTCACCTTTAATTTGGGGGATTCATGTTGCAGCTAACTCTGATTTTCATACTATAAAAGATCTTAAAAATAAAAAAGTGGCTATTTCACGTTTGGGTTCTGGATCTCAATTAATGGCATATGTTAATGCAAATGAACAGGGCTGGGAAACTGATAATTTAGAATTTGAAATCGTCAACACCATAGACGGTGCTGTAGAAGCTCTTACTAATGAAACTGCAGATTATTTCATGTGGGAACGTTTCATGACCAAACCTCTCGTTGATAAAGGTATTTTCAGACGCTTAGGTGATTGCCCTACTCCATGGCCTTCTTTTGTAATTGCTGCCCGTGATGAATTTTTGAAAAAAAATCCAAAAGTAATGGAGAAAATACTGGAAATCATTAATAATGCTACACGGGATTTTACCCAGATTCCGGATATTGACAAAACACTGGCAGATATTTTTGACCAAAGACTGGAAGATATTCAGGAATGGCTTAAACTGACACAATGGTCTCAGAAAAATTTAACCGAAAAAGCATTTGTAAAGATTCAAAATCAGTTATTTGATCTGGGAATTATTGATAAAAAAAGTACTTTTGTTGAAACCGTAAAAGCGATGTAA
- a CDS encoding DUF4265 domain-containing protein, with product MEVETHKKIVFRYYSDLLEDTVVETMWAEIIDLEKGIFKLDNIPFFGPLIATDDIFFAEFDENEDALVYRKTIESFGNSILQVVILEKGFDKEIIREELKSVHCVSEGLNETLFAVEVPKNVDYAIVKNLLSQYELQEIIEFAEPCLSEKHRTDLLKN from the coding sequence ATGGAAGTAGAAACGCACAAAAAAATAGTATTCAGATATTACAGTGATTTGCTTGAAGATACAGTGGTTGAAACCATGTGGGCTGAAATTATTGATTTGGAAAAAGGAATTTTCAAACTAGATAATATTCCCTTTTTTGGGCCTTTAATTGCAACAGATGATATTTTCTTCGCTGAATTCGATGAAAATGAAGATGCGCTTGTTTACAGAAAGACTATAGAAAGTTTTGGAAATTCAATTCTCCAGGTTGTAATTTTAGAAAAAGGATTCGATAAAGAAATAATCCGTGAAGAACTAAAATCAGTTCATTGTGTTTCAGAAGGCTTAAATGAAACCTTATTTGCAGTTGAAGTCCCAAAAAATGTAGATTACGCAATTGTAAAGAACCTTTTGAGCCAATACGAATTACAGGAAATTATAGAATTTGCAGAACCATGCCTTTCTGAAAAACACAGAACAGATTTATTGAAAAATTAG
- the hisC gene encoding histidinol-phosphate transaminase has translation MSTFDINTITRENVKILKPYSSARDEFEDFDTAEMIFLDANENPFQNGVNRYPDPQQNSVKAILAKNNNVKQSQILLGNGSDEVLDLLFRAFCEPKTDNIISLPPTYGMYSVLSNINAVENREVLLSTDFQPQVDKILEAVDDNTKIIFLCSPNNPTGNSFSDESVVKLLQNFKGLVVIDEAYIDFSDKESWLIEIDEYPNLVITQTLSKAYGLAGIRLGVCYASQAVISVLNKIKPPYNVNELTQQRAIERLKDGEKIKQEIAAIIEQREELLKILGDVAFVEKVYPTEANFVLVKVDDANKRYDQLIEKGIVIRNRTTQPLCENCLRFTIGIPEENAVLIKELKLLK, from the coding sequence ATGAGTACCTTCGATATAAATACTATAACACGTGAAAACGTAAAAATATTAAAACCCTATTCTTCAGCTCGTGATGAGTTTGAAGATTTTGATACTGCCGAAATGATTTTTCTGGATGCGAATGAAAACCCGTTTCAAAATGGTGTGAACCGTTATCCGGATCCACAGCAGAATTCGGTTAAAGCGATTTTAGCTAAAAATAATAATGTAAAACAAAGCCAGATTTTATTAGGAAACGGAAGCGATGAGGTTTTGGACTTGCTTTTCAGGGCTTTTTGTGAACCGAAAACAGACAATATTATTTCATTGCCGCCAACTTACGGAATGTACAGCGTTCTGTCTAATATTAATGCGGTAGAAAACAGGGAAGTTTTGCTTTCGACAGATTTTCAGCCACAGGTTGATAAAATTTTAGAAGCGGTTGATGACAATACCAAAATTATCTTTTTATGTTCGCCAAATAATCCAACCGGAAACTCTTTTTCAGATGAAAGTGTGGTGAAGTTGCTTCAAAATTTCAAAGGGTTAGTCGTAATTGATGAAGCCTATATTGATTTCTCGGATAAAGAAAGCTGGCTGATTGAAATCGATGAATATCCAAATCTTGTAATCACACAAACACTTTCAAAAGCGTACGGTCTGGCCGGAATTCGTTTAGGGGTTTGTTACGCTTCACAAGCTGTAATTTCAGTTTTAAATAAAATTAAACCTCCTTATAATGTAAACGAACTAACGCAGCAAAGAGCGATTGAACGTTTGAAGGATGGAGAAAAAATAAAACAGGAAATTGCTGCTATCATCGAACAGAGAGAAGAACTGCTTAAAATTTTGGGAGACGTTGCTTTTGTTGAAAAAGTATACCCTACAGAAGCTAATTTTGTGTTGGTAAAAGTGGATGATGCAAATAAAAGATACGATCAGTTAATTGAAAAAGGAATTGTTATCAGAAACAGAACTACGCAGCCTTTATGTGAAAACTGTCTTCGTTTTACGATTGGAATTCCTGAAGAAAATGCTGTTTTGATTAAAGAATTGAAGTTGTTGAAATAG
- a CDS encoding translation initiation factor codes for MDFKDQLKNLFPDHIESNEPEEVQEQEHVLYVQKEPMICKFEKRKGKATTIIEGYEGSDEDFKILAKEIKTKLSVGGTFKDDSIIIQGDYRDKIMAILKEKGFKTKRVGG; via the coding sequence ATGGACTTTAAAGATCAGTTAAAAAATTTATTTCCGGATCATATAGAATCCAATGAACCAGAAGAGGTTCAGGAACAAGAACATGTGCTTTATGTACAAAAGGAGCCTATGATCTGCAAATTCGAAAAACGAAAAGGAAAAGCAACAACCATCATCGAAGGTTACGAAGGATCTGATGAAGATTTTAAAATTCTGGCCAAAGAAATCAAGACAAAACTGAGCGTTGGCGGAACTTTTAAAGATGATTCTATTATCATTCAGGGAGATTACCGTGATAAAATTATGGCAATTTTAAAAGAAAAAGGCTTTAAAACAAAACGGGTTGGTGGATAA
- the hisA gene encoding 1-(5-phosphoribosyl)-5-[(5-phosphoribosylamino)methylideneamino]imidazole-4-carboxamide isomerase, producing MRIIPAIDIIEGKCVRLSKGDYDTKIIYNENPLEVAKSFEAHGIEYLHLVDLDGAKSSKIVNYKILEQIATQTSLKIDFGGGLKADSDLKIAFESGANQITGGSIAVKNRTIFEKWIAEYGSDKIILGADAKDEKVSVSGWLEDSDEDLVPFIQDYQAKGIQYVICTDIAKDGMLEGPSFDLYAKILAEAKGIKLIASGGISTFDELPKLAELGCEGTIIGKAIYEGRITLKQLENYILNK from the coding sequence ATGAGAATAATACCAGCCATAGATATCATTGAAGGAAAATGCGTTCGCTTGTCCAAGGGGGATTATGATACCAAAATAATTTATAATGAAAATCCACTTGAAGTAGCGAAATCATTTGAAGCACACGGAATTGAATACCTGCATTTAGTAGATCTTGACGGTGCAAAATCAAGCAAAATTGTCAACTATAAAATTTTGGAGCAAATTGCGACACAAACCAGTTTAAAAATTGATTTTGGAGGCGGACTAAAAGCAGACTCAGATTTGAAAATTGCTTTTGAAAGCGGTGCAAACCAAATTACAGGTGGAAGTATTGCCGTAAAAAACAGGACTATTTTCGAAAAATGGATTGCAGAATACGGTTCGGATAAAATCATTTTGGGCGCTGATGCGAAAGATGAAAAAGTATCTGTTTCAGGATGGCTTGAAGATTCAGATGAAGATTTAGTTCCGTTTATTCAGGATTATCAGGCAAAAGGAATTCAGTATGTAATTTGTACTGATATTGCAAAAGACGGCATGCTCGAAGGACCAAGCTTCGATTTGTACGCTAAGATTTTGGCTGAAGCTAAAGGAATAAAATTAATCGCTTCGGGTGGAATTTCAACTTTTGATGAATTGCCAAAATTAGCCGAATTAGGCTGTGAAGGAACGATTATCGGAAAAGCAATTTACGAGGGAAGAATTACATTAAAGCAATTAGAGAATTATATTTTAAATAAATAG
- a CDS encoding VOC family protein — protein sequence MMLRVARHTNNLETIENFYVNILGFERLGGFQNHNNYDGLFIGKPDLDWYFEFTQSKTKTDHKFDEDDIIVLYPKTILKYNTLIKKVVNNNISIIPAINPYWNENGKMFMDPDGYRIVISPLKALN from the coding sequence ATGATGCTAAGAGTTGCAAGGCATACAAATAATTTAGAGACTATTGAAAATTTTTACGTCAATATTTTAGGTTTTGAAAGACTTGGCGGCTTCCAAAACCATAATAATTATGATGGTCTTTTTATTGGAAAACCTGATTTAGACTGGTATTTTGAATTCACACAATCTAAAACCAAAACTGATCATAAGTTTGATGAAGATGATATCATTGTACTTTATCCCAAAACAATTTTAAAATATAATACCTTAATAAAAAAGGTGGTAAATAACAATATTTCAATCATACCGGCCATAAATCCATATTGGAATGAAAATGGAAAAATGTTTATGGATCCCGACGGATATCGTATTGTAATATCGCCTTTAAAAGCCTTAAATTAA
- a CDS encoding isopenicillin N synthase family dioxygenase: MQNIPSVDLRDFLSGDPERKQKFVNEIGSAFENIGFVALKGHFLDDQLVNELYGEIRKFFALPLETKHNYEIPGIGGQRGYVSFGKEHAKGRKEGDLKEFWHFGQYVDKDSKWASEYPDNVEVKELPRFNEVGKEAYQMLEKTGIYVLRALALHLGLDEFYFDEYAKEGNSILRPIHYPPITSEPENAIRAAAHGDINLITLLMGAQGKGLQVQNHNGEWIDAIAADDELVINVGDMLSRHTNNKLKSTIHQVVNPPRELWGTSRYSIPFFMHPVSDMRLDCLENCIDAENPKKYEDISAGDFLHERLVDLGLIKK; this comes from the coding sequence ATGCAAAACATTCCTAGTGTAGACTTACGTGATTTCCTTTCGGGCGACCCGGAACGTAAACAAAAATTTGTAAATGAAATCGGCAGTGCATTTGAAAACATTGGCTTCGTTGCCTTAAAAGGTCATTTTCTTGATGACCAGCTGGTAAACGAACTTTATGGCGAAATTCGAAAATTTTTCGCCTTGCCATTAGAAACCAAACACAATTATGAAATTCCCGGAATAGGCGGACAAAGAGGTTATGTTTCATTTGGAAAAGAACATGCTAAAGGACGAAAAGAGGGAGATTTAAAAGAGTTCTGGCATTTTGGCCAGTATGTTGACAAAGATTCGAAATGGGCTTCTGAATATCCAGACAACGTTGAGGTTAAGGAGTTGCCTCGTTTTAACGAAGTTGGTAAAGAAGCTTATCAAATGCTAGAAAAAACAGGTATTTATGTATTAAGGGCACTTGCCTTGCATTTAGGCCTTGATGAATTCTATTTTGATGAATATGCAAAAGAAGGAAACTCTATTTTAAGACCGATTCATTATCCTCCGATTACTTCTGAACCGGAGAATGCGATTCGTGCAGCTGCTCACGGCGATATAAATCTAATTACGCTTTTGATGGGAGCTCAGGGTAAAGGATTACAAGTTCAGAATCATAATGGGGAATGGATTGATGCCATTGCTGCAGATGATGAATTGGTAATCAACGTTGGAGACATGCTCTCAAGACATACAAACAACAAATTAAAATCGACTATACATCAGGTTGTAAATCCGCCAAGGGAATTATGGGGAACTTCACGTTATTCTATTCCGTTTTTTATGCATCCTGTGAGCGATATGCGTCTGGATTGTTTAGAAAACTGTATTGATGCTGAAAATCCTAAGAAATATGAAGATATTTCAGCAGGTGATTTTTTACATGAACGCTTAGTAGATTTAGGTTTAATAAAAAAATAA
- a CDS encoding nucleoside phosphorylase, with product MIKASELILNPDGSVYHLNLRPEHIAHDIIFVGDQNRVEKITQFFDSIEYSTQKREFKTQTGVYKGKRITVMSTGIGPDNIDIVLNELDALVNIDLETRLPKKELTSLNIIRIGTSGSLHADIPVDSFVISKFGLGLDNMLRSYLIDNVSHNAIEDAFILHTNWDIRKGKPYAIACSETLEKIIESEKIFKGITATAGGFYGPQGRILRLNIQDEELNNKMDNFDFNDNRITNLEMETAAIYGLSALLGHNALSLNAIIANRASGTFSQDPYKAVDELIAYTLDKLAVK from the coding sequence ATGATAAAGGCATCAGAATTAATACTCAACCCGGATGGAAGTGTTTATCACTTAAACCTTCGACCTGAACATATAGCCCACGATATAATTTTTGTGGGAGATCAGAACAGGGTTGAAAAAATTACCCAGTTTTTTGATTCGATTGAATATTCAACTCAAAAAAGAGAATTTAAAACCCAAACTGGAGTTTACAAAGGCAAAAGAATTACAGTCATGTCAACAGGAATTGGACCTGATAATATTGACATTGTACTAAATGAATTAGACGCCTTGGTTAACATCGATTTAGAAACACGTCTACCAAAAAAAGAACTAACCTCTCTAAATATAATCCGAATCGGGACTTCGGGTTCGTTACATGCAGATATACCTGTTGACAGCTTTGTAATATCTAAATTTGGATTAGGACTGGATAATATGCTTCGCTCTTATCTAATTGATAATGTTTCCCATAATGCGATTGAAGATGCTTTTATCCTGCATACCAACTGGGATATCAGAAAAGGAAAACCGTATGCAATTGCCTGCTCAGAAACATTAGAAAAAATTATTGAAAGTGAGAAAATTTTCAAAGGAATTACAGCTACTGCCGGAGGTTTTTATGGCCCCCAGGGGCGTATTCTGCGTTTAAATATTCAGGATGAGGAATTAAATAACAAAATGGATAATTTTGATTTTAATGATAACCGAATCACAAACCTGGAAATGGAAACTGCTGCTATTTACGGACTTTCAGCATTACTGGGACATAATGCTTTGTCATTAAATGCGATTATTGCGAATCGTGCTTCTGGAACTTTTAGTCAGGATCCTTATAAGGCAGTTGATGAACTGATTGCATATACTTTAGATAAATTAGCGGTAAAATAA
- the hisF gene encoding imidazole glycerol phosphate synthase subunit HisF — protein sequence MLAKRIIPCLDIKNGRTVKGVNFVDLRDAGDPVELAEIYSAEGADELVFLDISATEERRKTLVNMVRSVAEKINIPFTVGGGISSVEDVEILLNNGADKVSINSSAVKNPQLINDLAQKFGSQCVVVAIDAKQIDGQWIVHLVGGKVPTELNLFDWAVEVAERGAGEILFTSMDNDGTKNGFANEALAKLSGLINIPIIASGGAGNMQHFVDSFKEGKADAALAASVFHFKEIEIKALKQELKNNNIEVRI from the coding sequence ATGCTTGCAAAAAGAATCATACCCTGTTTGGATATAAAAAACGGAAGAACTGTAAAAGGCGTAAATTTTGTAGATTTGCGTGATGCGGGCGATCCGGTTGAACTGGCTGAAATCTATTCGGCTGAAGGTGCGGATGAACTAGTTTTTCTGGATATTTCAGCTACGGAAGAAAGACGTAAAACGCTAGTGAATATGGTCCGAAGTGTTGCGGAGAAAATTAATATTCCGTTTACTGTTGGTGGCGGAATTTCGTCTGTTGAAGATGTTGAAATTCTGCTGAATAATGGTGCTGATAAAGTTTCGATCAATTCATCGGCAGTAAAAAATCCACAATTGATTAATGACCTAGCCCAGAAATTTGGAAGCCAGTGTGTGGTAGTAGCCATTGATGCCAAACAAATTGACGGACAATGGATCGTACATTTGGTGGGTGGAAAAGTACCAACAGAATTAAATTTATTCGATTGGGCTGTAGAAGTTGCAGAACGAGGGGCAGGAGAAATATTATTTACTTCTATGGACAATGACGGAACCAAAAATGGTTTTGCAAATGAGGCTTTGGCTAAATTGTCAGGATTAATTAATATTCCGATTATTGCTTCGGGAGGTGCCGGAAATATGCAGCATTTTGTTGATTCTTTCAAAGAAGGAAAAGCAGATGCAGCTTTGGCGGCAAGTGTTTTTCACTTTAAGGAAATCGAAATTAAGGCGTTGAAACAAGAGTTAAAAAACAATAATATTGAAGTACGAATATAG
- a CDS encoding transglutaminase codes for MIKFPKIDFPQLKSKLQVKSPWDRIIIMLLSLLITIPVFIILHQNLIDLKWSFNLDRVLIFLVVFAAIYFLLMLLRTIILICIALYLLVLFYGTVIGNYGFTEISEDYNSMIYTMSDNPFPQDIIVAKLLPFPNKTKIINAIEYQNPKVRNFAIMATTKHFKGIRGYSDYRTIIQCFAVFKEINNRWNYVNDPKEGDYIATATESLEYFSGDCDDHSILMAAAIRSIGGTPRLIHTKGHIYPEILIGSLIDLEKVNYLIKNVLFVKESKGKIIHYHIDERGQVWMNLDYTAKYPGGPFMYEEILGALTLN; via the coding sequence ATGATAAAATTTCCAAAAATTGACTTTCCGCAATTAAAATCCAAGTTACAGGTAAAATCTCCCTGGGATAGGATTATTATTATGCTATTGAGTCTTTTGATTACCATCCCGGTTTTTATCATATTGCACCAAAACCTGATTGACTTAAAATGGTCTTTTAATTTAGACCGTGTTTTGATTTTTTTAGTTGTTTTTGCAGCAATTTACTTCCTGCTGATGTTGTTACGTACCATCATCTTAATTTGTATTGCCTTATACTTATTAGTTTTATTTTATGGAACAGTTATAGGGAATTATGGCTTTACCGAAATATCCGAAGATTATAATTCGATGATTTATACCATGTCTGACAATCCTTTCCCTCAGGATATCATTGTGGCAAAATTACTTCCGTTTCCTAATAAAACCAAAATTATAAACGCCATAGAGTATCAGAATCCTAAGGTTCGAAATTTTGCCATTATGGCGACTACAAAGCATTTCAAAGGTATCAGGGGGTATTCTGATTACAGAACCATCATTCAGTGTTTTGCCGTTTTTAAAGAAATTAATAATCGATGGAATTACGTTAATGATCCTAAAGAAGGCGATTATATTGCTACAGCTACTGAATCTTTAGAATATTTTTCCGGAGACTGCGATGATCATTCAATTTTGATGGCAGCTGCAATTCGTTCGATTGGCGGAACACCTAGATTAATTCATACCAAAGGACACATTTATCCCGAGATTCTGATTGGATCTTTAATTGATCTGGAAAAAGTCAATTATCTGATTAAGAATGTCCTTTTTGTGAAAGAAAGTAAAGGAAAAATAATTCATTATCATATCGACGAACGCGGCCAGGTCTGGATGAATCTTGATTATACCGCCAAATATCCTGGCGGCCCTTTTATGTATGAAGAAATTTTAGGGGCTTTAACGCTCAATTAG
- a CDS encoding nuclear transport factor 2 family protein has protein sequence MDAKKFAKEWIESWNSHDLEDIMKHYADDIQITTPMLKLAAGIESGSIQGKEEVRAYWEKALTKIPDLHFELIEVTSGIDSVALYYKSVMNKMAVEVMFFNENGLVNKMIAHYTDL, from the coding sequence ATGGACGCTAAAAAATTTGCCAAAGAATGGATTGAATCCTGGAATTCGCATGATTTAGAAGATATCATGAAGCATTATGCGGATGATATTCAGATTACAACGCCAATGTTAAAACTGGCTGCAGGAATAGAAAGTGGCTCAATCCAGGGAAAAGAAGAGGTAAGGGCATACTGGGAAAAAGCGTTAACCAAAATTCCTGATTTGCATTTTGAATTGATAGAAGTTACATCAGGTATTGATTCGGTTGCACTTTATTATAAATCAGTTATGAATAAAATGGCAGTTGAAGTTATGTTTTTTAATGAAAACGGATTGGTAAATAAAATGATTGCTCATTATACAGATCTTTAG
- the hisH gene encoding imidazole glycerol phosphate synthase subunit HisH encodes MKIVIINYGAGNIQSIMFAIERLGFKAVLSNNPEEIQSADKVIFPGVGEASYAMKKLKESGLDTLIPALKQPVLGICLGMQLMCNSTEEGNTKGLGIFDVDVIKFTSKVKVPQMGWNQIYNLKSDLFKDIAENEFMYLVHSFYAPNCAEAIATTNYDVEYASALHKNNFYGTQFHPEKSGDVGEKILDNFLKLNSNI; translated from the coding sequence ATGAAAATAGTTATCATAAATTACGGCGCAGGTAATATTCAAAGCATCATGTTTGCTATTGAAAGACTTGGTTTTAAAGCTGTTTTGAGTAATAATCCTGAAGAAATTCAGTCGGCAGATAAAGTGATTTTTCCAGGTGTGGGCGAAGCGAGTTACGCGATGAAAAAACTGAAAGAAAGCGGTTTGGATACTTTGATTCCGGCATTGAAACAGCCAGTTTTAGGAATTTGTCTAGGAATGCAGTTGATGTGTAATTCAACAGAAGAAGGAAATACAAAAGGGTTGGGGATTTTTGATGTAGATGTGATTAAATTTACTTCAAAAGTAAAAGTGCCACAAATGGGATGGAACCAAATCTATAATTTAAAATCGGATTTGTTTAAGGATATTGCAGAAAATGAATTCATGTATCTGGTACATAGTTTTTATGCTCCAAATTGTGCTGAAGCTATTGCCACAACAAATTATGATGTCGAATACGCATCGGCTTTACACAAAAATAATTTTTACGGAACACAATTTCATCCTGAAAAGAGTGGGGATGTTGGGGAGAAGATATTGGATAACTTTTTGAAGTTAAATTCCAATATTTAA
- the hisIE gene encoding bifunctional phosphoribosyl-AMP cyclohydrolase/phosphoribosyl-ATP diphosphatase HisIE: protein MNIDIKSSHGLIPAIIQDSETKNVLMMGYMNEESLQKTIETQKVTFFSRSKQRLWTKGEESGNFLNLVSIKNDCDGDTLLIQAKPVGPTCHTGADTCWQEPNYANYGFISQLENTIKTRRENADSEKSYVASLFEKGINKIAQKVGEEAVEVVIEAKDNNDDLFLSESADLLFHYLILLQAKGYQLNDVVDVLKKRQK from the coding sequence ATGAACATAGATATCAAAAGTTCCCACGGATTGATTCCGGCAATTATTCAGGATTCAGAAACCAAAAATGTCCTAATGATGGGATATATGAATGAAGAATCGCTTCAAAAAACAATAGAAACGCAAAAAGTAACTTTTTTCAGCCGATCAAAACAAAGACTTTGGACGAAAGGAGAGGAGAGTGGTAACTTTTTGAATCTGGTCAGCATTAAAAATGACTGCGATGGTGATACGCTTTTAATTCAGGCAAAACCTGTTGGACCAACTTGCCATACTGGTGCTGATACTTGCTGGCAGGAACCAAATTATGCTAATTATGGTTTCATTTCCCAGTTAGAAAATACAATCAAAACCCGAAGAGAAAATGCTGATTCTGAGAAAAGTTATGTGGCTTCTTTATTCGAAAAAGGAATAAATAAAATAGCTCAAAAAGTAGGTGAAGAAGCAGTAGAAGTGGTTATCGAAGCCAAAGATAACAACGATGATTTATTCCTTAGCGAAAGTGCTGATTTGCTTTTTCATTACCTGATTTTGTTACAGGCAAAAGGATATCAGTTAAACGATGTGGTTGATGTTTTAAAGAAGCGTCAGAAGTAG